One segment of Hippopotamus amphibius kiboko isolate mHipAmp2 chromosome 2, mHipAmp2.hap2, whole genome shotgun sequence DNA contains the following:
- the LOC130845796 gene encoding EP300-interacting inhibitor of differentiation 1, translated as MSEMSELSKLYEESSDLQMDVMPGESDLPQMEVGGGSREPSLRPSRAGAPAQLEEEGPMEEEAAQPMAEPLGQRGLAGRPSPGAQPGQIAGPDFESEDEGEEFDDWEDDYDYPEEEQLSGAGYRVSAALEEANKMFLRTSRAREAALDGGFQMHYEKTPFDQLAFIEELFSLMVVNRLTEELGCDEIIDRE; from the coding sequence ATGTCTGAGATGAGCGAGCTGTCCAAGCTCTATGAGGAAAGCAGTGACCTGCAGATGGACGTGATGCCTGGCGAGAGTGACCTTCCGCAGATGGAGGTAGGCGGCGGGAGCCGGGAGCCATCCCTGCGCCCCTCCCGCGCCGGGGCCCCAGCACAGCTGGAGGAAGAAGGCCCGATGGAGGAGGAGGCGGCCCAGCCAATGGCGGAGCCCCTGGGGCAACGAGGCCTCGCTGGCCGGCCCAGCCCCGGGGCGCAGCCGGGACAGATCGCGGGCCCTGATTTCGAGAGCGAGGATGAGGGCGAGGAATTCGATGACTGGGAGGACGACTACGACTACCCGGAAGAGGAGCAGCTGAGCGGTGCAGGCTACAGAGTATCAGCGGCCCTTGAAGAAGCCAACAAGATGTTTTTGAGAACCTCCAGAGCAAGAGAAGCAGCTCTGGATGGCGGGTTTCAGATGCACTATGAGAAGACCCCGTTTGATCAGCTGGCTTTCATCGAAGAGCTTTTTTCACTTATGGTTGTCAATCGGCTGACCGAAGAACTCGGCTGTGATGAGATTATTGATAGGGAGTAG